The genomic region ccacacatcgtatcaatcaaagtcgattagccaccaagaACGTGCGATAACCCACCGTTAGACTGCTTGCTTTGGATATATGTAAagtgtaaagtctatgcgggcaaTCCCGCTTCAATCCAAGCCTTAGATCAAAACAAAACGCTTTTCATTCACCaattactagtcgaaatgcccAAACGAATCatctaaaatttaaatcaaagaatggaccatctgagacgtagccgcggccaacatttgaaagagataatctccaaaaaataaataccaaagaatattctttcgaatgataacaaatataccccattaagtttgaagtttctgtgtttttcctttaaaaaagtagggaacttcgaaTTTTATCCCCTTTATATGTAGGCATGTATTTTCTCTGATTTAACAAACTTAGGTCTCCGCTTACTACATATATCTTATAAGTGCTGtctgtgtgtatatttttaccTTCTTTCGTATAGTTCCTAAAAATAATATTCGTGCATATGATGTCAAAAGGTTCACTAATCCCTTAGCTCTTGGTGCAAATTACGGAATGTAATTATGAACATGGTTAACACTAAAAGGGTGTGGCCAAACGTGCTAAGTTCTCATCAGATTGGAAAAGGTGGTCTAGAGGTCGTTGAGTGATAATAGAATTGACATCCATACTTATACTGACAGAGGCGAACACTGGATTCTTTGCGATATAATTTTCAAtgcagaaaaattttaaaaaatagtttttctctAAACCTTCACCTGTTTCCAAATTCGTAAAAAGGCAAACCGATTCTTAAATAAACACAGTAAGCCGATTACTAAAAATGTTCCGCTTCAAAGCATTGGACACGCTACCATTAAAGTTgatccatatttttacgctaacAGAAGATATATTCAGtagcttgcatacatatttagctAAGCTCCAACGCTGCGAAAAGTTACGAAAAACTAGAAAAAGTGAATATGTGGAGCTATCAAGATAAGCTGAAGCTCGTGTTCTACTTCTTGCTTTTGCTAAAGGTATTTCCAACTATTCTGGCGCGTATATGGGATTCCAATACAGACGAAGAACAAGGAGTAGAAGACATGGCTATAGATTACTGTGTTTGGTTTTTGAACTTAACTAAAGGTGAGTAAAACTGATTTTCAAATATCTAATAGCCAcagtgataataaatatttttttatatttcaatttctttcaaATTCATTGACAAATGAAGAGGATTTTCTTTGTGCTGCCAAGATTGATCCggtttttaatatgtttttatgaaGAGCTGACCTCGGCTAGTGAATTCTATGTACAatagaattataaattttcgtttctatttatttatatttattatttaattaactattattttaaatataaattattgccTGCTGCAAGTCATACATCCTTAccttaatttaatttgtaatacAGTACAAGTTgttctttgaaaattattcagcaTGGCATGAGAGAACAAATCTCaagcttctttaaaaatttaatgaatggttgagataatttttcattttagaaatacatattaacACTAAATACCAACGATCGCAAGCATGCCGATCCAAAGAGGGTTAAATCCTGAAATTTGCGAGCTATTTGAGCCTTCAACTGACAAAGGAAAGGAcgcggctgcgcaaaatgccaaaagacTCCACACCTTTTACTTTCACCGATTAGGAGATTCAAAGTAACAGCAGCAAGGCGAAAACGTGGAAACCCATTGGTCCAGTCGGAATAAATAAGGCGTCTAGACTCGATGGGAGTAAAATACCTAAGAAAGTTCTTCAATCTGCCGCTAACCACTCTTCATCTatccgatgtgtggaaagtcagAAGAGTTCccctactgaaacctgggaaaccgtCGTCGTCTGAGACCTTGAGGTCTTGAGGCCTTGTTATTCCGATCTTCACCGACCATCTTAGTCGAGCAGCACAACAACATGGCTTCGGTAAAAAGTACCTAGCACTTAGCTTCATAAATGCGCTTATAGTCGGGACTTAAATCAAAAGTAACTATGTGGGAGGAGTTTCCTCTTAGCACCACTAATAGAAAATATCAAACAATCCACTCTCCCCAGGACTAAAGAGGTGGAAAATGAACCATCTGAGCGGTCGGCAATCATCCGTACTCTTTCTAGGTCTAAAATGGGAAGAATTAAATGGAGTGCTCAGCAGGGTGgatgtgtttaaaaatataaacagctATCTCACCGATTTTTCTGCATAGGACCCTGATTATTGCCAGAGTGCAGAGCAGCAATAAAATCCTCAAGTTGCTAGCGGGCAGAACCTGGAGCAAACACAAAGAAACGTTATTAGCAACATGTAAGGCGATTGGCCGGAAAAGCATTAACTATACAGCACCGATATGATCGCCTGGATGTAATGAGACGCAGACGAAGAGGTGCCAAGTACAGCACTCCGTGCGATAGCAGGATGCCTTCTGATATCTCCCGAAGAACGCCTGCATACTTCAGGTCAAGGAACACAATGCTCTGCATCTCAAGCAGTTTCTGCTTggataattttgtaaaaatcttTCCTACAGTCGCCTTCTTGAAGCCTTCCTTGATTACGTCGTCGCCATTGAACAATACACCGACTAGACTTCAAACGCAACTAATTTCAATCACACACCGATCACTTGCACCACGTCCGATATCTCAGAAAACTAGatcaattataaaaatttgtatatcttaATGTGAAAGTGGAAAAAGCCTACTTCCCATATCATCTGGTCATTTCAATTTACTGCATATGAGTcaagcataaaaaattatataattcggAATACAACTTCTCATGGTTCTAGATACCGAATCTGTGGTGTAGTCAGAGAGCATCTTTTTCTGGTGATAATATATCATGATGCCTAAAGTACCCAAAtcccaaataatattttaattcatcCGCCCTTAGAAATAGCGAAGGCTTTCATCTATGCGCTTAGTAAAGTAAGCAAAAGTTGATTTCTGTCATACATTACAATCACCAACACTCGCGCACTTAAACGCGCGAATTCTTTTAATCTGAAAGGATAACAGCACAAGGCCCTCCATGACATCAAGTCCAGTAAACGAAATGAATGAACGGCGGATTGAACAGAGGAGAAGGTGAAGTTTCTCTATTATTAAATGGGataaaaatcgtgaaattgcATATAATGCCTTTTGGTACACCATGTAGTATGAGTAACGCAATGTCTTCGACACACattatgttactcatacgacaaaATGTACTCAAtgagtatataatatatactatatatgtatatgtccgtAAGTATATAAAAACTGACGTAAAAAGTTTCGGGACAAGATAAcaaaaatcatcgaaaatcgcttaattgtttttcaaaatattctccattaagatctatgtATACCTTTGCATGCGTTTGCGCCAATTTTCGAAGGAATTTTTAACACTATGATTGAGGTAGCTCTAAAACATGCCTTCCGAACGCAGCAACCCCCATACAGTCGACTGCAgtttactttcgggctcatacaAGTAAAGTCGCACTTCATCCTATGTCACGATTTCATAGACGTTTTTCGAAGTATTTTTTGTGTGggctccaacaacaacaaatattttttccagtCAAATGCCTAGCAATATTTAGTGTGTGCTGATCCCACTAATACTTATAGGCTCTATCTCACGATAAGTCGCATGAATGACTTTGCAATATCGATTTGCGAACAGCAttaatagtttccggaacaaaattgagttttggcgCCTCCTTTTTGAAATTCGTCTTAGAGTGAAGCTGCGACCTccattgaattcaccataccatccaTAAACACTGGCCCTTAATCGTCGTGTTGCAtcgtcaaaaattgaattaagttcatcgatgaaCCGTTGCTGAATTAATCCCCGTCGTAAGTTCTAAAACATAATCGCGCGAAGATACTCACGATTTATGAtgatgaatatttcaagttactgtaaataacaCAAGTAGCGGCCGtttgtcaaaacgttctgagtacgcataccatcaaaaatgtcaaactgtACGTTCAAGTTGTCAGAGTTGCAAAATACCGAAATATAAAGGACAACCTACGTAGAGTTTCGCATCACAATGAGAGAAAGCAAACTATGCACAAGCCtttaataataagaataaattacaaaatgcgttaaaataatttatttataattaaatttcataaaagatttatttgcgtattttaaataattatacaatTGTCGTTTCATTAAAAACgtgtttaattataaattaattaagtaattttccTAAATTAGCAGTTTCtgatatacgagtatgtagcAAAATGGAATCAAATTTTCGTTTAATCTCGCTTTCCAAACATTCTTTATAATAATACGTACGGTTTTTGTATTGGAACTGGCAAACAAACAATTTTactaatatacttatatgtgtatGCTTAAacaaggtatgtacatatagtatataaacaaCACACTGCGAGTACATACTTTGAGCTAAAACAAAATCGTTTCATTAAAATCTTCGATAGCAATTCAATATCTTTCTTTTCTTTGCACATAAAAACGCCTTTCTCTCTAAATCTCTTTTTCTCCTGCTGTAAATTGCTAACTGTACTGTACTGTACAtactactatatatatatataccactAATTACTAGACTACTTTTGCCGAATTGACTTTAAATGCTGCTGCAATTGCTCGCAACGCTGGCACTCCTTGGTCAGCTGTTTCACAGCGGCCGCATACTGACGCTGCAGCTCGAGTAGGCTCTGTAGCTCCGCGTTGAGCGCATCGCGCCGCGCACATTCCTCGTTGTACTTCTGACGCACCTTTTGTTCGGTTTGCCTCACACCCGTCACAATTGCTTCGAACTGTTTGATGAACTCTTCACGACCCTGCACGCTGGTCATGCCCTCATTGTATGCTTCGCATATGGAATTGAGTAGTGAGAGTTCCTTTTCGAGATAACGTTTCTTGTCATTCAACGTGTTGAAGAGCGTGTAGTATTGCTTCGTCTCTATGTGTTTGGCACTCACTAGAAGAAAGTAGAAACAATTGAATAAGTATAGTTTGGCATTCTTCGCTTTTATTAGGCGCTTACTTTCATTGTGTAGCTCATGAAACCGTCGCTGGTACTGTGTTAGTTCCGTGCGATCGGGTATGGCATCTAACCGTCGCTGCATGACCACAATGCTACGATTCTTTTTGGCTATCTGCAGCTTCAGTTCCTGTATTTGTGCTTTCTCTTTTGAGATGGCAGCTTCTTGTTCCTCCGGTGTTTGTGCATTGAAAGCTTCCAGTTCGCTAATTTGCAACAGAAGagatttttagtttaattaagaaatgttccggaaattattcggaAAATCTTGAGTTTGaacaaatttagaaaagtgttgccacgcagcaaaaaaaaagcaactATAAATACTGCTAAATGTTCCCACCCCCATgttctacgtaaccggaacggactcgGATTTCTATCCGGCCAAAAACTGTCAACGGCAGAGTACTGtcgatacaacaacaacaactgttaaATGTTTCCAAACAAACGTCCTTAATTAAAACCTGCCCAGAAGTGttcaaaaatctcaaaattatAAGCAAATTGTAATCAAACATTAAGGAAAGATCTGTTGATGTTTCTAGGAGGCGGTTTCGCTTCAAGCAGATGACTGCAAGTATAGTATCTGCAAAAGCATTCCAGAAGAAACCGCTTGGCGTGGAGTACATTATGTTTCTTGACCGGAAGCATGCGGGTAGGTAGGTAAGTAGGAGTGCAGCGCTGTtatctatcgggctcaattagcgcttgatgtgccattttgatacactattcgtagaacctcctgtatctgctattacgtttcaccttctctcttaaaccattttgaggtttcgatgaaaatatttatgtctgatatgcttttagtggaaatccattcaaggtttggtgcatgatggattccaagtgttttgtgtcagatctgtgctagagctgggcattcgaggagaaagtggaaaattgtttccttgttccctgctactccgcagcctcggcagatgtcgttgtagggcatacccatgttggacgcatgttctccaaatggccagtgccctgttgtgggagcagttactctgtagatactttttctTTTCTGCGGGAGTCGCTGCTCAAATGTTCAACCGGAGACTTCAAGAAGCTTCCTGTAGTAGTCCGGAGAGCAGTATTTTAACACGTCTGAAGCTTCTTCGTATGTGTTTCACtacatccaggcgaccatatcgGTATGGCGTAAATTACaaccgattgccttgtatgttaccaactactttttttgtctTTCTCCCTTGATCCGCCCGCTAGCAACTGCATTTGTACTAACAGTTATCGCGGTCATATGAGGAGTATTAGAGTACAGGATTTAGAACGTAATACCTAAAATTGTAGGGTTATTaacagtcggaattttaacgTCATCAGCAGAAAAGAAGCGAGAAAGGTTGGAGAGATAACCGTTTACTTTCGAACGCCAGCCATCAATTCCATTGCCTGATGTCAATATCGCACAAGTATCCGAGTACGAGGTGATGGAGACTACCTTTGATTATTGAGGTAGTTAcgaaatttaaaagttaaacaATAACGGCGAAAGGACACCATCCTGTTTAATTCATCTTAATTTAGAGTTTTGACCTCGAAACGGTACGAATGAGTGCcgaccgctcaggtagttcaCGGTCCTCCTCTTCAGCCCTGAAGGAGCCGTGGATTGCTCCATATCCTCAAGTAGGGTTGCATGTTTGAGAGTattaaaagcttttgacaagtacaacgctacgaggatcgtagGCAGGCTTTTGTTTTAGGCCATAAGCAGTCTGAGCGTCAAGGCCCCAAGTGTCTTTACTACTGATGAAAGAACTATTTAGATAAGACAGTGCTTTCTCGGTTGGATATAAAACGGAGACCGTTAGAAAAACTTACTCAATCTCCTTTTGCAAATTGGCCAAATCTTGCCGACAGAACTCTTTGAATTCCGCCTCTTCCTTTTTTAGTTGGTCATGTTGCTTCAACATATCATGCACTTTAGTAACAAGCCTGCAATTTTGAAAATCACTTTATATCTGCGATATGAACATTTCATTATTTCACTCACTCTGGATCCGCTTTCGCTTCAATTGCTTTGTACTGTTCGATTTCAGCTTGCAATTCCTGTTTTCGTTCGACatattgttgcagttgttgcttttgcttttgtaattccGCCTCTATTTCTTTATTCTCTTCGAGATTACTTTGAACCTTACGTTCTAATGCGACTTTCGAAGCTTCAAGCATTTTAATTTGACTGTGTTCTGATAATTGTTTGGCATCCGTTTCCATTTCCTGTTGCAGTTCAGTGTAGTGCCTAATCATGGCGCTGCGTTCGCTGGCATCCAAGCGATGTGTTGGCGAGCATGTGATATGCTAGAAGTGGTGAGATGAAGACAGTTATTCTCTTTGttactattattatataaatattaatattttatttattataattttacctCGTTTGTTAAGGAAAGATTTTTTAGCAATTTGTGCACATCAAGCTGCGAAATAAATAGTTTACAAATGCACAACACACAAAAGCATAATCAACGAAAGTATGCACGGCCAGTCAAAGTtttgaatatgcaaaaaataaaaataaataaaaaatgatttttaagaaAGCAGTTGAAGCAAAGTAGTGTAAAATGCACACACAACTATAAACAGTGATTTCTCTTGCTTTAGAGTTAAGCTTATTTTCGAATGCTATATACCTCATCGCTCGCACCAGAACGGGTTTCATTAGTCGTACTCGGCGCAGTCGCACAACCGTACTCTAGCAAAGTCATGCGCACACGCGTTTTCTCATCTTCATTCCCCGCATCCTTGCGTTGATATGCCCGCACAGGATTATAGAGTTCCTATTTGGAGGGATAATTTAATAGGTGCCACATaaaagctacatatgtatagaaaaCAGTACTTGAATGCGCTTAATATGCGCTGAAGCATTTCGTATCTTCGCCAGCTGCTCTTTATCCGTTTTATATTGGTAGTGATTGTGGAATTGCCCTATGGCAAACTTTTTCAGTCGCTGTGCACGTTCAGCACGGTTTTCAACCTGGAAATCAACACTCATATATAATTTTCGTtaactgtaataataataatttttaagcttACTGATTTTTTAACCAGCCATTGTATAACCGGATGTATGCTAAGAAATTCGAGTCCTTGTATTTGATGTGGTTCTATCTGAAAAGGGCACTTCATTTGTGGCAAGACAGACACAATTTTTTCAACGAGTGCGCTTTGGAAATAAAGTGAACATTATTcaaaatgtaaatacaaatattaagaacacattttttatacaaaacatacatCAATCTTTTCCTCTACTCACATTTTTTGGCCTATTGTTAAGTTTTCGTGGAACAATAAATCCACGTCCACATCGTAATCACAGCATTCGATGCACCAAGTCATACCACCGACAACTTTATCAAAGGGCGATAAACCTTTGATACGTGCCCGATAATAGCCAGCCGCAACCAGCATATCAAATGTTTCGAACTCCTTTACTGTAGCGTCTACATCTTCACGTCTCTCCACCTTTGCGTAGAAAATATGACACCAACATTTTATAGTCCATTGACATATGGACggtattaataattaattactcACTTGAACTTCACGTCCTTCGGCATCGATACGTGTGGCCAATTTCACGTTTGGCAAATGTTTCGAGAATATATCACGATTGGACGCCATCGTAAAACGCCCACTTTCATTACTTGTACCCTAAGTTTAGTTTTAATCAGCACCAGCTAATTTATCAacaaacttttacaaaaaaacagaCTGTTTGGCAAAAACTAATTTGTTTTCTAATTGAACTGTCAGTCTAATCAGCTGTGACAGTATAATAGTTGGTATATGGGAAACAGCTGATAAGGGGTATGACTTTGAATGAAAGTAATTGTTGaattaaatgtgaaagttgtttTAAATGAATAGAATAAAGCTGATTTGTATCATGCGGGACCTCATTAGCAAAACATGAGttgggtatgtcagggtctatgaGTTTAATCTGCAACAATACCCAGAACGAATTTAACTTATGCAACAACTGCTTAGTGTTAAGTAACATTTactataatttgaattttgttttatccgAAATTCAAGCCATTTCCAATGtttaagaattaatttaaattagtcaaataaaaagaatatatCTCAAGTCTTGATTAACTAATGACATAACTAATTCAaactttattcttttttctcgTCCAGAACTATTAGTGCCTTAGCAACCCTAACGTTAGCCACCCGCTCTCATTTTCTCTCATTCCGcatgtttattgttgttattttccgCAATTTTCTTGAATGGAGTGGCGTCTAGCCGGTAAAACGTGggtgtttgttaaaaaaaaaaaaaagaatttcggtgtatgttaaataaattggtgtaaaaatataaagtaagaAACCATGCCTTACATTTGCTTGCTACAAGAAGGCAATGAAAGCCTGCCAAAACTTTTGGAGAAAGCGCAACAAAATGGTTATGCGGTTATAGCGGCGCATATAAACACCGCCGAACTTCCATACGAATACCAGGAGTCGCCCATGTGTGACAAACAGGCGGAGTTCACATATCCAGACTTAGTATTCCCTTCCGATCATTGGAATGGAAAAGTAATAAATGTACTCTCAGACACCATAGACTGTGATGCTGAAGACTTGGTTGTGCGCCGTAATGCTGAAGAAGTGTTAAAACGTGATATTTCATGGGCGGAACATTTACAATATGGTGGTTATACAATGTTACGTTTAAAATCCGACCGTAATCTTAATATGGCACGCATTGCATCCAGCAATGTGAAAGGTAAGTTATTAATATAGTGACGCAACACCAAAAACTAACTGTACATGCCGTGCATATCCGATGTTCATAGGACTGCTGCTCGTACAAGTACCTTTGTATAATTCAAAGGAGGCCCAAGCTACCTGGCGACGTGATATTGATGATGAAGAATTGGAACGCATTGGTGAACAAGATACATGGCATTGGTGGAACAACTTTAGATGGGCGGCCGATTTTAATCCTAAAATTAAGGTTGTGCTCGAACTAAGCGAAAGTGACCGACCATCCTTAGAGGTAGTGCGACGTTGGTTGGGAGAGCCAGTCGAAGCAATTATAGTGCCCTCAACCATGTTCATTTGTAATCGGCAAAATTATCCCGTACTGCCAAAAGCGTGGCAAGAGATTTTGTCATATTTTATGCGTGCACGCATTAATGTTATTATTTCCTCCGATGTACATGATAACAGTCTGAAACTATACGCGGAGTACATGCTACGTTTCCAAGAAATACACGCAGATACACACGAATTGCAAGCGTAAGTTTATTCTATACTATACCTATACCTAAACCAATAAACTAAATGTATTTGTTTAGTTTCGAAGATGTGCTGGAAGAGCCACTACAACCTTTATATGACAATTTGGACTGCTACACGTATGAGGTATTCGAAAAAGATCCGGCTAAATATAAGCTTTACCAAGACGCTATCGAACAGGCGCTACTTGACCGCGTTGTCGATTCGGAAAAGAAACATAAATTGGTAATGTActgcttaattaaaaaaaccaaattagTTGTGGTTATAAATATCATCAACAGACAGTTATTATGGTGCTGGGAGCAGGTCGTGGTCCGCTTGTGCGTTCAGCACTGAATGCAGCAGAAAATACCGGGCGTAAAGTGCGCGTCTACATTATAGAGAAAAATCCCAATGCAATACGCACACTCACGGCCATAGCGAAAAAATTATGGAGCCATAAAGgtacacaattttattaataaaaattcagcACACTAcacactttttttatatttagatgtACATATCTTCTCCAAGGATATGCGTGAATTCTCGCCACCAGAGCCAGCCGATATTCTAGTGTCCGAATTGCTAGGCTCCTTTGGTGATAATGAACTATCACCAGAA from Bactrocera tryoni isolate S06 chromosome 3, CSIRO_BtryS06_freeze2, whole genome shotgun sequence harbors:
- the LOC120772079 gene encoding coiled-coil domain-containing protein 93 isoform X2, whose translation is MASNRDIFSKHLPNVKLATRIDAEGREVQVERREDVDATVKEFETFDMLVAAGYYRARIKGLSPFDKVVGGMTWCIECCDYDVDVDLLFHENLTIGQKIALVEKIVSVLPQMKCPFQIEPHQIQGLEFLSIHPVIQWLVKKSVENRAERAQRLKKFAIGQFHNHYQYKTDKEQLAKIRNASAHIKRIQELYNPVRAYQRKDAGNEDEKTRVRMTLLEYGCATAPSTTNETRSGASDEHITCSPTHRLDASERSAMIRHYTELQQEMETDAKQLSEHSQIKMLEASKVALERKVQSNLEENKEIEAELQKQKQQLQQYVERKQELQAEIEQYKAIEAKADPELVTKVHDMLKQHDQLKKEEAEFKEFCRQDLANLQKEIDELEAFNAQTPEEQEAAISKEKAQIQELKLQIAKKNRSIVVMQRRLDAIPDRTELTQYQRRFHELHNEMSAKHIETKQYYTLFNTLNDKKRYLEKELSLLNSICEAYNEGMTSVQGREEFIKQFEAIVTGVRQTEQKVRQKYNEECARRDALNAELQSLLELQRQYAAAVKQLTKECQRCEQLQQHLKSIRQK
- the LOC120772079 gene encoding coiled-coil domain-containing protein 93 isoform X1, which codes for MASNRDIFSKHLPNVKLATRIDAEGREVQVERREDVDATVKEFETFDMLVAAGYYRARIKGLSPFDKVVGGMTWCIECCDYDVDVDLLFHENLTIGQKIALVEKIVSVLPQMKCPFQIEPHQIQGLEFLSIHPVIQWLVKKSVENRAERAQRLKKFAIGQFHNHYQYKTDKEQLAKIRNASAHIKRIQELYNPVRAYQRKDAGNEDEKTRVRMTLLEYGCATAPSTTNETRSGASDELDVHKLLKNLSLTNEHITCSPTHRLDASERSAMIRHYTELQQEMETDAKQLSEHSQIKMLEASKVALERKVQSNLEENKEIEAELQKQKQQLQQYVERKQELQAEIEQYKAIEAKADPELVTKVHDMLKQHDQLKKEEAEFKEFCRQDLANLQKEIDELEAFNAQTPEEQEAAISKEKAQIQELKLQIAKKNRSIVVMQRRLDAIPDRTELTQYQRRFHELHNEMSAKHIETKQYYTLFNTLNDKKRYLEKELSLLNSICEAYNEGMTSVQGREEFIKQFEAIVTGVRQTEQKVRQKYNEECARRDALNAELQSLLELQRQYAAAVKQLTKECQRCEQLQQHLKSIRQK
- the LOC120772383 gene encoding protein arginine N-methyltransferase 5 — encoded protein: MPYICLLQEGNESLPKLLEKAQQNGYAVIAAHINTAELPYEYQESPMCDKQAEFTYPDLVFPSDHWNGKVINVLSDTIDCDAEDLVVRRNAEEVLKRDISWAEHLQYGGYTMLRLKSDRNLNMARIASSNVKGLLLVQVPLYNSKEAQATWRRDIDDEELERIGEQDTWHWWNNFRWAADFNPKIKVVLELSESDRPSLEVVRRWLGEPVEAIIVPSTMFICNRQNYPVLPKAWQEILSYFMRARINVIISSDVHDNSLKLYAEYMLRFQEIHADTHELQAFEDVLEEPLQPLYDNLDCYTYEVFEKDPAKYKLYQDAIEQALLDRVVDSEKKHKLTVIMVLGAGRGPLVRSALNAAENTGRKVRVYIIEKNPNAIRTLTAIAKKLWSHKDVHIFSKDMREFSPPEPADILVSELLGSFGDNELSPECLDCAQKLLKADGISIPCKSTSYINPIMSSKLLNGVRQVLRHETHGRQKQATYHTHAESGFVVLLKNIFNIGLPQSLFEFVHPNPQKPIDNSRFKALRFEVTIDCVLTGIAGYFDTTLYKDIQLSINPQTHTPGMFSWFPMYFPFAEPMDVKKGQTIEIHFWRCVTKQKIWYEWCLASPFRTHIHNHGGRSCPIYCT